The following coding sequences are from one uncultured Cohaesibacter sp. window:
- a CDS encoding NlpC/P60 family protein yields MTAISRGQIIESARGWLGTPYHHQASVKGIGCDCLGLVRGVWRELYGYEVTKIPAYSPDWGDATNAESLLAAGRTYLQEIALQDMGPGDVFAIRWRGAKSAKHLGILTGETRFIHAYEKCGVVEVSLSPHWRRMIAAVFRFPDLEA; encoded by the coding sequence ATGACCGCTATTAGTCGAGGCCAGATCATAGAAAGCGCGCGGGGCTGGCTTGGCACGCCTTACCATCATCAGGCCAGCGTCAAGGGCATAGGCTGCGATTGTCTGGGGCTTGTGCGCGGTGTTTGGCGGGAGCTTTACGGCTATGAGGTCACAAAAATTCCGGCCTATTCGCCTGATTGGGGCGATGCCACAAACGCAGAAAGCCTATTGGCAGCGGGCCGGACCTATTTGCAGGAAATCGCCTTGCAGGACATGGGGCCGGGGGATGTGTTCGCCATACGTTGGCGCGGGGCAAAGAGCGCCAAGCACCTTGGCATTCTGACCGGCGAGACGCGATTTATCCACGCCTATGAGAAATGTGGTGTGGTCGAGGTGAGCCTTTCCCCTCACTGGCGGCGGATGATTGCCGCTGTCTTTCGTTTTCCTGATTTGGAGGCCTGA
- a CDS encoding DUF2163 domain-containing protein: MKILPDGMQAHLESGATTLCWCWKLTRRDGALFGFTDHDCDLSFGGVTYSADSGFTATELQSSLGLSVDNVDVDGALSADFITEEDISAGLYDGVSVEVWRVNWMDPSQAVLMRSGNLGEITRGDTYFSAEIRGLAAQLQQKQGRVYQAGCDATLGDDRCGVDVSKDAYQVEAVVTGYSGGQVIEISGAEGFEAGWFNRGVLTFTSGANAGLSYQLQSHMVTGSIVTLGVWSSFLRTVAIGDRLTLVAGCDKRFATCVKKFGNGANFRGCPHMPGNDFVTNYPSPDDDDLTGSVRYDRY, encoded by the coding sequence ATGAAGATTTTGCCCGATGGCATGCAAGCCCATCTTGAAAGCGGCGCAACAACGCTTTGTTGGTGTTGGAAGCTGACACGGCGCGATGGCGCACTATTCGGTTTTACCGATCATGACTGCGATCTTTCCTTTGGCGGTGTCACCTACTCGGCAGACAGCGGCTTTACAGCAACAGAGCTGCAATCAAGTCTCGGGCTTTCGGTCGATAACGTCGATGTGGACGGGGCGCTTTCTGCGGACTTCATAACTGAAGAGGATATATCGGCGGGGCTCTATGACGGGGTAAGCGTCGAGGTCTGGCGGGTCAATTGGATGGACCCGAGCCAAGCGGTTTTGATGCGGTCGGGCAACCTTGGAGAAATCACGCGAGGTGACACCTATTTCAGTGCAGAGATAAGAGGCCTTGCAGCGCAATTGCAGCAAAAGCAGGGGCGGGTTTATCAGGCCGGTTGTGATGCCACCTTGGGGGATGATCGATGCGGTGTTGATGTAAGCAAAGACGCCTATCAGGTGGAGGCAGTCGTTACCGGCTATTCAGGCGGGCAGGTGATCGAAATATCCGGCGCTGAAGGGTTTGAGGCCGGTTGGTTCAATCGCGGTGTGTTGACCTTTACCAGCGGTGCAAATGCTGGGCTTTCCTATCAATTGCAAAGCCATATGGTAACGGGCAGTATCGTTACGCTCGGTGTCTGGTCCTCCTTTCTTCGAACGGTTGCCATAGGTGACAGGCTCACACTTGTTGCTGGCTGTGACAAGCGCTTTGCAACATGCGTCAAAAAATTCGGCAACGGGGCAAACTTTCGGGGATGCCCCCATATGCCGGGCAATGACTTTGTGACCAATTACCCGAGCCCTGATGATGACGATTTAACGGGATCTGTGCGCTATGACCGCTATTAG
- a CDS encoding DUF2460 domain-containing protein has translation MAAFLEVVFPVKIGFGATGGPQRKTQVVEAGSGREERNQQWANSRRTWDVGTGIRDIFEAEEVIAFFEDVRGRLSGFLFCDPFDLRSCAILEKPKPTDQVIGTGDGQKTIFQLCKTYGSANPYRRKISKPKQGSVRLALDGAALSDAAYSVDHAAGLVTLDNPPAAGARLTAGFEFYVPVRFDTDGLSIAWENNRLISVPSIPIVELML, from the coding sequence ATGGCGGCATTTCTTGAGGTGGTTTTCCCTGTCAAAATCGGCTTTGGTGCAACGGGTGGGCCGCAACGTAAAACGCAAGTGGTCGAAGCGGGATCGGGCAGGGAAGAACGCAATCAGCAATGGGCGAATTCCCGTCGCACGTGGGACGTTGGCACCGGCATTCGCGACATTTTTGAAGCTGAGGAAGTCATTGCCTTTTTCGAAGATGTACGCGGGCGGCTTTCCGGCTTTCTCTTTTGCGACCCGTTCGATTTGCGTTCATGTGCCATTCTGGAAAAACCCAAGCCAACCGATCAGGTGATCGGCACAGGCGACGGGCAGAAAACAATATTCCAGCTTTGCAAGACTTACGGTAGCGCCAATCCCTACAGGCGGAAAATCAGTAAACCAAAGCAAGGCTCGGTTCGGCTGGCTCTTGATGGCGCTGCGCTCTCTGATGCGGCTTACAGCGTTGATCATGCGGCGGGGCTGGTCACGCTCGACAATCCGCCAGCGGCGGGCGCAAGGCTTACGGCTGGCTTTGAATTCTATGTCCCTGTGCGCTTTGACACCGATGGCCTTTCAATCGCTTGGGAAAACAACCGGCTTATCTCTGTTCCTTCCATTCCCATTGTGGAGCTGATGTTATGA
- a CDS encoding phage tail tube protein translates to MTKHLGQELFIQVEDPENADTYVDFCGITSTDFSMGPELVDRIVPECDGDRTKPAQVTKRAGNIDLSFTGSGIAEINTRTKAIFDAARTGVTMKFKVTVPNYGSFTGPCYVKITFTGNTNEDLAISAEFGWESVPTWAAKAEAAG, encoded by the coding sequence ATGACAAAGCATCTTGGCCAAGAGCTGTTTATTCAGGTTGAAGACCCTGAGAATGCGGACACTTACGTTGACTTTTGCGGCATTACGTCCACGGATTTTTCCATGGGGCCGGAACTGGTTGACCGGATTGTACCTGAATGCGACGGGGACCGGACCAAACCGGCACAAGTCACAAAGCGGGCTGGCAATATTGATCTAAGTTTTACCGGCTCTGGTATCGCTGAAATCAACACCCGTACAAAAGCGATTTTCGACGCGGCTCGCACCGGCGTCACCATGAAATTCAAAGTGACAGTGCCGAACTACGGCAGCTTTACCGGACCTTGTTACGTCAAAATCACCTTTACCGGCAACACCAACGAAGACTTGGCGATTTCTGCAGAATTCGGCTGGGAAAGTGTGCCGACTTGGGCGGCAAAGGCTGAAGCTGCGGGCTAA
- a CDS encoding DUF3168 domain-containing protein has protein sequence MALDFTAVQEKLVSALKAAGICGGRVYDFLPESPSKARPSHVGQHYPFCVLGNYASDESDIGNALGEVIFQMLEVHSRDRGKAEAMAIAAQIRAVLHKAAFTLDDGSSVRVIWRGEDINGPQNRVYFCDMRFEIKLYEACT, from the coding sequence ATGGCACTCGATTTTACGGCGGTACAAGAGAAGCTCGTAAGCGCCTTGAAAGCTGCGGGGATATGCGGCGGGCGTGTTTATGACTTCTTGCCGGAAAGCCCCTCAAAGGCACGTCCAAGCCATGTGGGGCAGCATTATCCATTTTGTGTTCTAGGCAATTATGCCAGCGATGAAAGTGATATTGGAAACGCCCTTGGCGAAGTGATTTTTCAGATGTTGGAGGTTCATAGCCGCGACAGGGGCAAGGCCGAAGCGATGGCCATTGCAGCGCAAATCAGGGCTGTGCTGCACAAAGCAGCCTTTACGCTTGATGACGGTTCAAGCGTGCGGGTGATCTGGCGGGGGGAAGATATCAACGGACCTCAAAACAGGGTCTATTTTTGCGACATGCGTTTTGAAATCAAACTCTATGAGGCTTGCACATGA
- a CDS encoding HK97 gp10 family phage protein, which produces MAKTKWIGKEKAFRQLRRIAPEVEKQLGPGLEKSADELANLARSYAPKKTGNYAKTIEAKQVEDHKQTPSWGLFADFIWRFIEFGTKPGRYGARTSSGGRDRKVYRTHPGTPARPHLWPAYRVLKRRIKSRTSRTINKAVKTVTHR; this is translated from the coding sequence ATGGCGAAAACAAAATGGATCGGCAAGGAAAAGGCTTTCCGACAGCTTAGGCGCATTGCGCCAGAGGTTGAAAAGCAGCTTGGACCGGGCCTTGAAAAAAGCGCAGATGAGTTGGCCAATCTGGCTAGAAGCTATGCTCCAAAGAAAACCGGAAACTATGCAAAAACCATTGAGGCGAAACAAGTTGAAGATCATAAGCAAACGCCGTCTTGGGGGCTGTTTGCTGATTTCATTTGGCGCTTTATCGAGTTTGGAACAAAGCCGGGCAGATACGGGGCGCGGACAAGCAGCGGCGGACGAGACAGGAAAGTTTACAGAACGCATCCGGGCACGCCTGCGAGGCCGCATCTCTGGCCAGCCTATCGGGTTCTAAAGCGTCGTATCAAATCCAGAACATCCAGAACCATAAACAAGGCCGTCAAGACAGTAACGCACAGGTGA
- a CDS encoding phage head closure protein, whose protein sequence is MMQAGKLNKRVTFQEPLHRDTASGGQEEEWGNDLTVWGGFRPDRANEKEGGGRFEATVTGVLRVRGSIKTKAVGEDWRVLIDDEIYSIGGIINPDQRGRELQMTVTRGELV, encoded by the coding sequence ATGATGCAAGCGGGCAAGCTTAACAAGCGGGTGACGTTTCAGGAACCATTGCACCGGGATACCGCCAGCGGCGGGCAAGAGGAAGAATGGGGCAATGACCTTACTGTCTGGGGCGGTTTCCGGCCTGACCGTGCAAATGAGAAAGAAGGCGGCGGGCGCTTCGAGGCGACCGTTACCGGTGTTTTGCGCGTGCGTGGATCGATCAAGACCAAAGCCGTTGGTGAAGATTGGCGGGTTTTGATTGATGACGAAATCTACAGCATTGGCGGCATTATCAACCCTGACCAGCGGGGCCGCGAATTGCAAATGACGGTTACGCGCGGGGAGCTGGTTTGA